One window of Lawsonibacter asaccharolyticus genomic DNA carries:
- a CDS encoding FAD dependent oxidoreductase — protein MQQETQFDLIVVGGGTAGAFSAIAAAREGLKVAVVERGTCLGGLAASSGLTEMNAAGFQGAPLYRGIEREVFDRLIWGGHAAYHFAVPMSSNKEVKIDRLRYDPERLKLLLEQLAVEAGITLLYETELTAAREGEEECQITARGPYQEIALSGKYLIDATGNASLVQALGGETEAADERERMIATLMFRISNVDLDQLDAFIHSPRLGETIRQGRESGVLKGGILAFTPIPGTRDVSLNVTRAKFDHEDLADATRGMVELRSQIEPIFRFVRREVPGLEGAYLSGIAPLAGVRDARRIRGAYRLTIEDLERMTCFEDRVACGCYPMDLHDPVTNTVVWKMLPGVYHIPYRSLLPLGMKRTLAAGKCLSADPKAFGAVRVMPIMMNVGESAGYAAALALRENKTLDQISSASLRSCLDQKYGV, from the coding sequence ATGCAGCAAGAGACACAGTTTGATCTGATCGTGGTGGGAGGCGGCACAGCCGGGGCCTTCAGCGCCATCGCCGCGGCCCGGGAGGGGCTGAAGGTGGCCGTGGTGGAGCGGGGGACCTGCCTGGGCGGCCTGGCCGCCAGCTCCGGTCTGACCGAGATGAACGCGGCGGGCTTTCAGGGGGCGCCCCTCTATCGGGGGATCGAGCGGGAGGTCTTTGACCGCCTGATCTGGGGCGGACATGCGGCCTACCACTTCGCAGTCCCAATGTCCTCCAACAAAGAGGTGAAGATCGACCGCCTCCGCTATGACCCGGAGCGGCTCAAGCTTCTGCTGGAGCAGCTGGCCGTGGAGGCGGGGATCACCCTGCTCTATGAGACGGAGCTGACCGCGGCCAGAGAGGGAGAGGAGGAGTGTCAGATCACGGCCCGGGGGCCGTATCAGGAGATCGCCCTCTCCGGAAAATACCTGATCGACGCCACCGGAAACGCCTCCCTGGTCCAGGCGCTGGGCGGGGAGACGGAGGCGGCGGACGAGAGGGAGCGGATGATCGCCACCCTGATGTTCCGCATCTCCAACGTGGACCTGGACCAGCTGGACGCCTTTATCCACAGCCCACGCCTGGGGGAGACCATCCGGCAGGGCCGGGAGAGCGGTGTGCTGAAGGGAGGCATCCTGGCCTTTACCCCCATCCCCGGCACCCGGGACGTGAGCCTGAATGTCACCCGGGCCAAGTTTGACCACGAGGATCTAGCCGACGCCACCCGGGGGATGGTGGAGCTGAGGTCCCAGATCGAGCCCATCTTCCGCTTCGTCCGGCGGGAGGTGCCCGGCCTGGAGGGGGCCTACCTCTCCGGCATCGCCCCTCTGGCCGGTGTGCGGGACGCCCGGCGCATCCGGGGGGCCTACCGGCTGACCATCGAGGATCTGGAGCGGATGACCTGCTTTGAGGACCGGGTGGCCTGCGGATGCTATCCCATGGACCTCCACGACCCCGTGACCAACACCGTGGTGTGGAAGATGCTCCCCGGGGTCTATCATATCCCCTACCGCAGCCTGCTCCCCCTGGGGATGAAGAGGACCCTGGCGGCCGGAAAGTGCCTGTCCGCGGACCCGAAGGCCTTTGGGGCGGTCCGGGTCATGCCCATCATGATGAACGTGGGAGAGTCGGCGGGCTATGCGGCGGCATTGGCCCTGCGGGAAAACAAGACTCTGGACCAGATCTCCTCCGCCAGCCTGCGGAGCTGTCTGGATCAGAAATATGGTGTGTAA
- a CDS encoding ribonuclease M5, translating to MLHIREAVVVEGRYDKNALSQVVDTLILETAGFGIFKDRDQMALLRRAAERRGLIVLTDSDGAGFVIRSRIKSCIPGQYLKHAYIPDVYGKERRKKQRGREGKLGVEGMPPQVLIQSLRRAGATFLEEGGTCAPSPGLTKADLYAAGLSGRPDSGARRLALLRRLELPEHLTANGLLVVLNACYGAGEAEEILFSEAPAAAGRETEEKKEKIFPKTP from the coding sequence TTGCTTCACATCCGGGAGGCTGTCGTGGTGGAGGGCCGGTATGACAAAAACGCGCTGTCCCAGGTGGTGGATACCCTGATCCTGGAGACGGCGGGCTTCGGTATCTTCAAGGACCGGGACCAGATGGCCCTGCTGCGCCGGGCCGCCGAGCGCCGGGGGCTGATCGTGCTTACCGACTCCGACGGGGCGGGCTTTGTGATCCGAAGCCGGATCAAGAGCTGTATCCCGGGGCAGTATCTGAAGCATGCCTATATCCCGGACGTGTACGGCAAGGAGCGGCGGAAGAAGCAGAGGGGCCGGGAGGGCAAACTGGGAGTGGAGGGGATGCCGCCCCAGGTGCTGATCCAGTCCCTCCGACGGGCGGGGGCCACCTTCCTGGAGGAGGGAGGGACGTGCGCCCCGTCGCCGGGGCTCACCAAGGCGGACCTGTACGCGGCGGGGCTGTCAGGCCGCCCCGACAGCGGCGCCCGGCGCCTGGCCCTGCTGCGCCGGCTGGAGCTGCCGGAGCACCTCACCGCCAACGGCCTTCTGGTGGTGCTGAATGCCTGCTACGGGGCCGGGGAGGCGGAGGAGATTCTGTTTTCCGAGGCCCCCGCGGCGGCCGGTCGGGAGACGGAAGAAAAGAAAGAAAAAATTTTTCCAAAAACCCCTTGA
- a CDS encoding alanine racemase, producing MSARRDVPVLDRFRLLAAFLAVCNHTAPLAGLAPEADFWLTRVLARIAVPFFLMVSGYFLSRDGWRGTGRFLKRTLTLYAAAVLLYLPLNWYNGGFSPLEWLKKLLIDGTLYHLWYFPAVLLGVVIARGLARLGLPAALAAALLLYLIGLGGDSYYGLTAQLPALDALYGGLFRLCSYTRNGLFLAPLFLLLGAAGVRLGRGISALGTLLSLAGMSLEAFWLRAQGWPRHDSMYLFLPLTMLFLFSLLLNGGRGQDRTARRLSLLIYLLHPWSIVLVRGAAKRTGLEALLIQNSLAHFCAVAALTLCAALVLDALRPLRPAPGGRAWKELDLDALRHNARTLRSALSPGCTLMAVVKADGYGHGAVPVARCLRRDGVRAFGVACLAEGIALRKAGVLGTILILGYTPPREVPLLRRWHLTQTVADEAHGRALAAQGGPVRVHLALDTGMHRLGLPAGDRFAIARMYRLKNLRIDGVFSHLCVSDSLKKEDMDATLEQLTLFYDTLDWMRTQNLSPGRVHIQASYGVLNLPPQPCAWARAGIALYGVYSSLSPVQRRLDLKPVLSLRARVASVRTLRPGERAGYGLAFQARQETRLAVVTIGYADGLPRQLPQQGGRVLIRGAFCPMAGRMCMDQLLVDVTALPGVQAGDVVTLIGRDGAQELRAEELAARCGTITNELLSRLGRRLELQKVPRSSQSSGRSAETRG from the coding sequence ATGAGCGCCCGCCGGGATGTCCCTGTGCTGGACCGCTTCCGCCTGCTGGCGGCGTTCCTGGCGGTGTGCAACCACACCGCCCCTCTGGCCGGACTGGCCCCGGAGGCCGACTTCTGGCTCACCCGGGTGCTGGCCCGGATCGCGGTCCCTTTTTTCCTCATGGTCAGCGGGTACTTTCTCTCCCGGGACGGCTGGAGGGGCACGGGCAGATTTTTGAAGCGGACGCTGACCCTCTACGCCGCCGCAGTTCTGCTCTATCTGCCCCTGAACTGGTACAACGGGGGCTTCTCCCCCCTGGAGTGGCTCAAAAAGCTGCTCATAGACGGCACCCTGTACCACCTGTGGTATTTCCCGGCGGTCCTGCTGGGGGTGGTGATCGCCCGCGGCCTGGCCCGGCTGGGGCTGCCCGCCGCCCTGGCGGCTGCCCTGCTCCTCTACCTGATCGGCCTGGGCGGGGACAGCTACTACGGCCTGACCGCCCAGCTACCCGCCCTGGACGCCCTCTATGGCGGGCTGTTCCGCCTGTGCTCCTATACCCGGAACGGGCTGTTCCTGGCCCCCCTTTTCCTGCTTCTGGGGGCGGCGGGAGTCCGGCTGGGCCGGGGGATCTCCGCCCTGGGCACCCTTCTCTCCCTGGCCGGTATGTCCCTGGAGGCGTTCTGGCTCCGCGCCCAGGGCTGGCCCCGCCACGACAGCATGTATCTTTTCCTCCCCCTGACCATGCTCTTCCTGTTCTCCCTGCTGCTAAATGGCGGCCGGGGGCAGGACCGGACCGCCCGCAGGCTGTCCCTGCTGATCTACCTCCTCCACCCCTGGAGCATCGTGCTGGTGCGGGGCGCTGCAAAGCGGACAGGGCTGGAGGCCCTGCTCATCCAGAACAGCCTGGCCCACTTCTGCGCCGTGGCGGCGCTCACCCTGTGCGCCGCCCTGGTGCTGGACGCCCTGCGCCCCCTCCGCCCCGCCCCCGGCGGCCGGGCCTGGAAGGAGCTGGACCTGGACGCCCTGCGGCACAACGCCCGCACCCTCCGCTCCGCCCTGTCCCCCGGCTGCACGCTGATGGCGGTGGTCAAAGCGGACGGCTACGGCCACGGGGCGGTGCCGGTGGCCCGCTGCCTGCGGCGGGACGGGGTGCGGGCCTTCGGGGTGGCCTGTCTGGCTGAGGGCATCGCCCTTCGGAAGGCCGGGGTGCTGGGCACCATCCTCATTCTGGGCTACACCCCGCCCCGTGAGGTCCCCCTCCTCCGCCGCTGGCATCTCACCCAGACGGTGGCCGACGAGGCTCACGGCCGGGCGCTTGCCGCCCAGGGAGGACCCGTCCGGGTCCACCTGGCCCTGGATACCGGCATGCACCGGCTGGGGCTGCCCGCCGGGGACCGCTTCGCCATCGCCCGGATGTACCGCCTGAAAAACCTGCGCATCGACGGGGTGTTCTCCCATCTGTGCGTCTCCGACAGCCTGAAAAAAGAGGACATGGACGCGACTCTGGAACAGCTCACCCTGTTCTATGACACGCTGGACTGGATGCGCACCCAAAACCTCTCTCCGGGCCGCGTCCACATCCAGGCCAGCTACGGGGTCCTCAATCTGCCGCCCCAGCCATGCGCCTGGGCCCGGGCCGGCATCGCCCTGTACGGTGTGTACAGTTCCCTCTCCCCGGTCCAGCGCCGCCTGGACCTGAAGCCCGTCCTCTCCCTCCGGGCCCGGGTGGCCTCGGTGCGCACCCTGCGCCCCGGGGAGCGGGCCGGGTATGGGCTGGCCTTCCAGGCCCGCCAGGAGACCCGGCTTGCAGTGGTCACCATCGGCTACGCCGACGGCCTGCCCCGCCAGCTGCCCCAGCAGGGCGGGCGTGTGCTGATCCGCGGCGCTTTCTGTCCCATGGCGGGACGGATGTGCATGGACCAGCTGCTGGTGGATGTCACCGCCCTGCCCGGTGTCCAGGCCGGGGATGTGGTCACCCTCATCGGCCGGGACGGAGCGCAGGAGCTCCGGGCCGAGGAGCTGGCCGCCCGATGCGGCACCATCACCAATGAGCTTCTCTCTCGGCTGGGCAGGCGGCTGGAGCTGCAAAAGGTCCCTCGTTCTTCCCAGAGTAGTGGGCGGAGCGCAGAGACGCGGGGATGA
- a CDS encoding D-alanine--D-alanine ligase has product MKQILVLFGGCSPEYSVSLASAYGVLTHMDRSLYQPIPVGITQEGAWRWYGGALEAIPEDRWQEEPACLPCTLRLDRGGAALLLLDGSGRTLAFDGAFPLIHGSNGEDGTLQGLFELAGVPLIGCGTLSSALCMDKDRSHKLAALAGVPSPRGIVLEPGFSPAELRRGAEAVGFPLFVKPVRAGSSFGVSRVEGPEQLDGAVRAALAYDRRVLLEEAVSGFEVGCAVLGSEELTVGLVDEIQLSGGFFDFEEKYTLKTSAIHCPARIPPEAAAQVQEAARTIFRALDCRGFARVDLFLTPEGALLFNEVNTIPGFTPHSRYPTMMQGAGLDFTSLVSRMIRLGVGA; this is encoded by the coding sequence ATGAAACAGATCCTGGTGCTGTTCGGCGGGTGTTCCCCCGAGTACAGCGTCTCTCTGGCCTCCGCCTATGGGGTGCTCACCCATATGGACCGGAGCCTGTATCAGCCCATCCCTGTGGGCATCACCCAGGAGGGGGCCTGGCGCTGGTACGGCGGGGCGCTGGAGGCCATTCCGGAGGACCGCTGGCAGGAGGAGCCCGCCTGCCTCCCCTGCACCCTGCGGCTGGACCGGGGCGGGGCCGCCCTGCTCCTGCTGGACGGCTCCGGCCGGACCCTGGCCTTTGACGGGGCCTTCCCCCTGATCCACGGCAGCAACGGGGAGGACGGCACCCTTCAGGGGCTCTTTGAGCTGGCCGGGGTCCCCCTCATCGGCTGCGGCACCCTGTCCAGCGCCCTGTGCATGGACAAGGACCGCTCCCACAAGCTGGCCGCCCTGGCCGGGGTCCCCAGCCCCAGAGGGATCGTGCTGGAGCCCGGCTTCTCTCCCGCGGAACTGCGCCGGGGGGCGGAGGCGGTGGGCTTCCCCCTCTTTGTCAAGCCGGTCCGGGCGGGCTCCTCCTTCGGCGTGAGCCGGGTGGAGGGGCCGGAGCAGTTGGATGGGGCGGTGAGGGCCGCGCTGGCCTATGACCGCCGTGTCCTGCTGGAGGAGGCGGTCTCCGGCTTTGAGGTGGGCTGCGCCGTACTGGGCAGCGAAGAACTGACAGTGGGCCTGGTGGACGAGATCCAGCTGTCCGGCGGTTTTTTCGACTTTGAGGAGAAGTACACCCTCAAGACCTCCGCCATCCACTGCCCCGCCCGCATCCCTCCGGAGGCGGCCGCCCAGGTGCAGGAGGCCGCCCGGACCATCTTCCGCGCCCTGGACTGCCGGGGCTTTGCCCGGGTGGACCTGTTCCTCACCCCGGAGGGGGCGCTGCTGTTCAACGAGGTCAACACCATCCCCGGCTTCACCCCCCACAGCCGCTATCCCACTATGATGCAGGGCGCCGGCCTGGACTTCACCTCCCTGGTCAGCCGCATGATCCGGCTGGGGGTGGGAGCATGA
- a CDS encoding serine-type D-Ala-D-Ala carboxypeptidase produces MRPLRLRREQTCQGPLVLIDRAHPLQEGAPPELVPVDRLHPQVLLERRAARLLAACIRSVGGGRTIVPVSGWRSRAEQQAIWDDTRAREGDAFTRQYVALPGCSEHQTGLAIDLGEDVPDLDFIRPSFPDSGACGAFRRAAARYGFLQRYCREKEALTGIAAEPWHFRYVGAPHAQLMEEHGLCLEEHVPFLEVSPRLCRLGNGRTARVSRLPCPSAVLELEPPAGCWQLSGDNCGGFILTVWEGEP; encoded by the coding sequence ATGAGGCCCCTGCGGCTCCGCCGGGAGCAGACCTGCCAGGGCCCGCTGGTCCTGATCGATCGGGCACACCCCCTCCAGGAAGGCGCGCCGCCGGAGCTGGTCCCCGTGGACCGGCTCCACCCCCAGGTGCTCCTGGAGCGGCGTGCGGCCCGGCTGCTGGCCGCCTGCATCCGCTCCGTGGGGGGCGGGCGGACCATCGTCCCCGTCTCCGGCTGGCGGAGCCGGGCGGAGCAGCAGGCCATCTGGGACGACACCCGGGCCCGGGAGGGGGATGCCTTTACCCGGCAGTACGTGGCCCTTCCGGGGTGCAGCGAGCACCAGACCGGCCTGGCCATCGACCTGGGGGAGGACGTCCCCGATCTTGACTTTATCCGCCCCAGCTTCCCCGACTCCGGGGCCTGCGGCGCTTTCCGACGGGCAGCGGCCCGGTACGGCTTCCTCCAGCGGTACTGCCGGGAGAAGGAGGCCCTCACTGGCATCGCCGCTGAGCCCTGGCACTTCCGCTATGTGGGGGCGCCCCACGCCCAGCTGATGGAGGAGCACGGGCTCTGTCTGGAGGAGCACGTCCCCTTCCTGGAGGTGTCCCCCCGGCTCTGCCGGCTGGGCAACGGCAGGACCGCCCGGGTGTCCCGACTCCCCTGCCCCAGCGCCGTCCTGGAACTGGAGCCGCCGGCGGGGTGCTGGCAGCTCTCCGGAGACAACTGCGGCGGGTTCATCCTCACCGTCTGGGAGGGAGAGCCATGA
- a CDS encoding DNA polymerase III delta subunit yields MPPKQKADTAGYQQLKKDLAGGEPGRLYLFHGEETYLRDHYLGRLKELLLTGGMGEFNLHTIPAREMSPRRLEEAVDCLPMMAPRTLVLVRDFDLFKAGEKDREEYARAFAQLPDYCCLVFVYDLIPYKGDARTKLAAAIKQNGTVVNFARQDQGDLVDWVRRRFRALGKEIDTRLACDLIFLCGDLMTNLIGEIEKIGAYAKGGRITREDIDAVATPQLDAVVFRMTDAIGEGNFDRAASVLGELYQMQEPPIRIMWSLGRQMRQLYSARLAIEKGKGAPYVAGLWGLKPYPADKLMTSARRFSLSWCRRAVVRCGQTDLAMKSTGQDAQELLTGLLLELAAPSRPAGRQGARG; encoded by the coding sequence ATGCCGCCCAAACAGAAGGCCGATACGGCCGGATATCAGCAGCTGAAAAAGGATCTGGCCGGGGGAGAGCCGGGGAGGCTCTATCTTTTCCACGGGGAGGAGACCTATCTGAGGGACCACTACCTGGGGCGGCTGAAGGAGCTGCTGCTCACCGGGGGGATGGGGGAATTCAACCTCCATACCATCCCGGCGCGGGAGATGTCCCCCCGCCGCCTGGAGGAGGCGGTGGACTGCCTGCCCATGATGGCGCCCCGGACCCTGGTGCTGGTACGGGATTTTGACCTGTTCAAGGCGGGGGAGAAGGACCGGGAGGAGTATGCACGGGCCTTTGCCCAGCTCCCGGACTACTGCTGCCTGGTCTTTGTCTATGACCTGATCCCCTACAAGGGGGATGCCAGGACCAAGCTGGCGGCGGCCATCAAGCAGAACGGGACGGTGGTCAACTTCGCACGGCAGGACCAGGGGGACCTGGTGGACTGGGTGCGCCGGCGCTTCCGGGCGCTGGGCAAGGAGATCGACACCCGGCTGGCCTGCGATTTGATCTTCCTGTGCGGGGACCTGATGACAAATCTGATTGGGGAGATCGAGAAGATCGGGGCATATGCCAAGGGCGGGCGGATCACCCGGGAGGACATCGACGCGGTGGCCACCCCCCAGCTGGACGCGGTGGTGTTCCGCATGACGGACGCCATCGGCGAGGGGAACTTCGACCGGGCGGCCTCGGTGCTGGGGGAGCTGTACCAGATGCAGGAGCCGCCCATCCGCATCATGTGGTCTCTGGGCCGGCAGATGCGCCAGCTCTACTCCGCCCGGCTGGCCATCGAGAAGGGGAAGGGGGCCCCCTATGTGGCGGGGCTGTGGGGGCTGAAGCCCTACCCGGCGGACAAGCTGATGACCTCGGCCCGCCGGTTCTCCCTGAGCTGGTGCCGGCGGGCGGTGGTCCGCTGCGGCCAGACGGACCTGGCCATGAAGTCCACCGGACAGGACGCCCAGGAGCTGCTGACCGGCCTGCTGCTGGAGCTGGCGGCTCCGTCACGGCCGGCGGGGCGGCAGGGGGCCCGGGGCTGA
- a CDS encoding metallo-beta-lactamase domain protein: MEHFNRFGNMSPTQEYMHRPYLMDRAPFQIRGNLYFVGNLWCSSHLIDTGEGLILLDTPCAGSMPGLIHNIWKLGFNPEDLKYIIVSHAHTDHYACVNALVHLSGAKTFLSAVDAKDMREHPERMEAMNRELGYYNESFVPDVELQDGDLIQLGNTTIRCVLTPGHTIGVMSHFWTLQDGQDTIRVGIYGGAGFVSVSEAALRRNGMPLSLQQDFLTSIDKVWDEPVDLMLGNHPFHNDTYQKYARLCQGDKDAFLDPGEWHRFLNELRTRYQTFLAMTPEQVEAMYAKSQINDYYKIL; this comes from the coding sequence TTGGAACATTTTAACCGTTTCGGCAATATGTCGCCTACACAGGAATATATGCATCGGCCATATCTGATGGATCGCGCGCCCTTTCAGATCCGGGGCAATCTGTACTTTGTGGGAAATCTCTGGTGCTCCTCCCACCTGATCGATACCGGGGAGGGACTGATCCTGCTGGATACTCCATGCGCCGGCAGCATGCCCGGCCTGATCCACAACATCTGGAAGCTGGGCTTCAATCCCGAGGACCTGAAATATATCATCGTGTCCCACGCCCATACGGATCACTACGCCTGCGTCAACGCCCTGGTTCATCTGTCTGGGGCAAAAACCTTCCTCAGTGCGGTAGACGCAAAAGACATGCGGGAGCATCCGGAGCGCATGGAGGCCATGAACCGGGAGCTGGGATATTACAATGAGAGCTTTGTGCCGGATGTGGAGCTCCAGGATGGGGACCTGATCCAGCTGGGCAACACCACGATCCGCTGTGTCCTCACGCCGGGCCACACCATCGGAGTGATGTCCCACTTCTGGACGCTTCAGGACGGCCAGGACACCATCCGCGTGGGGATCTACGGCGGGGCTGGCTTTGTCAGCGTCTCCGAGGCGGCACTGCGGCGCAATGGGATGCCCCTCTCTCTCCAGCAGGATTTTCTCACTTCCATCGATAAAGTGTGGGACGAGCCTGTGGATCTGATGCTGGGCAACCATCCCTTCCACAACGACACCTACCAGAAATACGCCAGGCTGTGCCAGGGAGACAAGGACGCGTTTCTGGACCCGGGAGAGTGGCACCGCTTTCTCAACGAGCTGCGGACCCGCTACCAGACGTTTCTTGCCATGACTCCCGAGCAGGTGGAAGCTATGTATGCAAAATCACAGATAAATGATTATTACAAGATCCTTTGA
- a CDS encoding transcriptional regulator — protein MDLFQLKCFVNVVDQRSFTKAAFEVSSSQSALSKQISKLEDELNVRLFDRSRRVVTLTPAGREFEPHARKLLADYDEMMASIKRFSNSGHLHIGSVDHMGRVGLTTPISTFLKQYPDGGVTIDIERGTSLGVMDQLVAGKLDMAFIAHIISPFSKASNIDAYQLDHYRLYTLVVDNYHAIVSRRHRFAGLDVVTWQDLAEEKLVILDKSYGLNAIIRESFRQCGLRPNIAFECDQVDAILGMVEGNFGISILSKRIAATQYDVEAIPIDPPISRNTVLVVPKEVEARQRLAGGFVRHIVDYYRDNTPGPCGEP, from the coding sequence ATGGACCTGTTTCAGTTGAAATGCTTTGTCAATGTGGTGGATCAGCGGAGCTTTACAAAGGCCGCCTTTGAGGTCTCCAGCTCCCAGTCCGCCCTGTCCAAGCAGATCAGCAAGCTGGAGGATGAGCTGAACGTCCGTCTGTTTGACCGCAGCCGCCGGGTGGTGACGCTGACGCCCGCAGGCCGGGAGTTCGAGCCCCACGCCCGAAAGCTGCTGGCCGACTATGACGAGATGATGGCCTCCATCAAGCGGTTCTCCAACAGCGGGCATCTGCACATCGGCAGTGTGGACCACATGGGCCGGGTGGGGCTGACTACCCCCATCTCCACCTTTTTGAAGCAGTATCCCGACGGCGGCGTCACCATCGACATCGAGCGGGGGACCTCCCTGGGGGTGATGGACCAGCTGGTTGCGGGAAAGCTGGATATGGCCTTCATCGCCCACATCATCTCCCCCTTTTCCAAGGCGTCCAACATCGACGCCTATCAGCTGGACCACTACCGCCTCTATACCCTGGTGGTGGACAACTACCACGCCATCGTCAGCCGCCGCCATCGGTTCGCCGGGCTGGATGTGGTCACCTGGCAGGATCTGGCGGAGGAAAAGCTGGTCATTCTGGACAAGAGCTACGGTCTCAATGCCATCATCCGGGAATCCTTCCGCCAGTGCGGCCTGCGGCCCAACATCGCCTTCGAGTGCGACCAGGTGGACGCCATCCTGGGGATGGTGGAGGGAAATTTCGGGATCTCCATCCTCTCCAAGCGCATTGCCGCCACCCAGTATGACGTGGAGGCCATCCCCATCGACCCGCCCATCTCCCGCAACACCGTGCTGGTGGTCCCCAAGGAGGTGGAGGCCCGCCAGCGGCTGGCCGGCGGCTTTGTCCGCCACATCGTGGATTATTACAGGGACAACACCCCCGGCCCCTGCGGGGAGCCGTAG
- a CDS encoding branched-chain amino acid transport, with product MQTLRRRDQLLVGFTLFSMFFGAGNLIFPPQLGAQAGVDTWPAMAGLAVSAVGLPILGVIAVVRSGSLTRLAGRVHPVFATVFTILIYLSIGPCLAIPRTASTSFEMAVPPFLPEGTPLIWFRLGYSALFFGAAFLVALRPEKLTSRLGRLLCPLLLALVAVMFLGCLIHPVGGYGPALPPYDSAAPVEGFLTGYQTMDTIAALNFGIVIVMNIRALGVTEEKAVLRSTVRAGGVAAVLFLSVYSMLAHIGALSGGAFPGTTNGAATMTNLVGAIFGPWGRAILAAVFVIACFNTCVGLLSSCSTYFHTLLPRFPASAWAAFFALLSMVIANAGLDQILEFSVPVLNILYPPAIVLILLSFLPERLQRLRAIYPAGILFTGAASILYTVQGLGAAVPVLDGVLSAIPLAEVGLGWVLPALAGVLLGAVLSLQRESKEVR from the coding sequence ATGCAGACACTCAGACGCAGAGACCAGCTTTTGGTGGGGTTTACGCTGTTTTCCATGTTTTTTGGGGCGGGCAATCTGATCTTTCCTCCTCAGCTGGGGGCACAGGCCGGCGTGGACACCTGGCCGGCCATGGCAGGACTGGCGGTGAGTGCTGTGGGACTTCCCATTCTGGGTGTGATCGCAGTGGTGCGGTCGGGAAGCCTGACACGGCTGGCGGGCAGGGTCCATCCCGTCTTTGCCACGGTGTTTACCATTTTGATCTACCTCTCCATAGGCCCCTGCCTTGCTATCCCCAGGACGGCCAGCACCTCCTTTGAGATGGCCGTGCCTCCCTTCCTGCCGGAGGGAACGCCGCTGATCTGGTTCCGGCTGGGCTACTCCGCCCTGTTTTTCGGAGCGGCCTTTTTGGTGGCCCTCCGGCCGGAAAAGCTGACCAGCCGCCTGGGGAGGCTGCTGTGCCCGCTGCTGCTGGCGCTGGTGGCTGTGATGTTCCTGGGATGCCTGATCCACCCTGTGGGGGGCTATGGTCCCGCGCTGCCCCCCTATGACAGCGCGGCTCCGGTGGAGGGCTTTCTCACAGGCTATCAGACGATGGACACCATTGCGGCCCTGAACTTCGGCATCGTGATCGTAATGAATATCCGGGCGCTGGGGGTGACGGAGGAGAAGGCCGTTCTCCGCAGCACCGTCCGGGCAGGCGGAGTGGCGGCGGTGCTGTTCCTGTCAGTCTACTCCATGCTGGCCCATATCGGGGCGCTGTCCGGCGGTGCCTTTCCCGGGACCACCAACGGGGCCGCTACCATGACCAATCTGGTGGGAGCCATCTTCGGCCCCTGGGGCAGAGCGATCCTGGCAGCTGTCTTTGTCATCGCCTGCTTCAACACCTGCGTGGGCCTGCTCAGCTCGTGCAGCACCTACTTCCACACCCTGCTCCCCAGGTTCCCCGCGTCTGCCTGGGCGGCTTTTTTCGCCCTGCTCAGCATGGTGATCGCCAACGCAGGACTGGACCAGATCCTGGAGTTCTCCGTCCCGGTGCTGAATATTCTGTATCCGCCGGCCATTGTGCTGATCCTGCTCTCCTTTCTGCCGGAGCGGCTGCAGCGGCTGCGGGCCATCTATCCGGCGGGTATCCTGTTTACTGGAGCGGCCAGCATCCTGTACACGGTACAGGGACTGGGGGCAGCTGTTCCAGTCCTGGACGGGGTGCTTTCCGCCATCCCCCTGGCGGAGGTGGGCCTGGGATGGGTCCTGCCTGCCCTGGCCGGCGTCCTGCTGGGAGCTGTCCTCTCCCTCCAAAGGGAAAGCAAGGAAGTCCGATAA
- a CDS encoding mutator mutT protein, which produces MTEVVAALIWEGETFLICQRPAHKARGLLWEFVGGKVEPGETREEALVRECREELDIRVAVGEPFMEVIHAYPDLTVHLTLFHASIAEGTPRKLEHQDIRWIRAAEIPQYRFCPADEAILERLREVAGCGGPTQVGR; this is translated from the coding sequence ATGACAGAAGTAGTGGCGGCCCTGATCTGGGAGGGGGAGACCTTCCTCATCTGCCAGCGCCCGGCCCACAAGGCCCGGGGGCTGCTTTGGGAGTTCGTGGGCGGAAAGGTGGAGCCGGGGGAGACCCGGGAGGAGGCCCTGGTCCGGGAGTGCCGGGAGGAGCTGGACATCCGGGTGGCGGTGGGGGAGCCCTTCATGGAGGTCATCCACGCCTATCCCGACCTTACCGTCCACTTGACCCTGTTTCATGCCTCCATCGCGGAGGGAACGCCCCGAAAGCTGGAGCATCAGGACATCCGGTGGATCCGGGCGGCAGAGATCCCGCAGTATAGATTCTGCCCCGCAGACGAGGCCATCCTGGAGCGGCTGCGGGAAGTGGCCGGATGCGGCGGTCCCACACAGGTTGGAAGATAA